The following is a genomic window from Verrucomicrobiales bacterium.
GGCCTCGAAGGTGCCCGAGACTCTCCACTTGGGTTGGTAGGGGAAGTAGCTTAAGCCGGCGAAGCGCTTTCGTGCGGGTGCCCATGGATCCCGCACTCGAAGGCCGATTCGGTCGCCTCGATCGATGATCAGGAACTTGAGATCGCTGATGACCAGTAGCGTAGGGGAGGAGGCATGGTCGGACCTAAGCTCCAGGGAACTGGGGGCCGGTTGGCGCTCCACCCAAGCCTGGACGCCGCGGGACAGCTCAATCCTTACCGATTTCCCGTTACGATGCAGGACACCGATCGACTCCGGAGCTCGTTCTGAACGGATCACGATATCATTCGACGGATTGCGGCCAACGCTCTGCGGTCCCTGCTCCAGCCAATGGCGGCCGATCAGAGTGAGCCAGCCATTGGTGCCGGCGATCGATTCCTGCCGCTTCGCTTTCCACAACTCCCAGTCCGCAACAGCGGAAGTTGCCAGGTCGTTTTGGGGCGGTAAGGTCGACTGGCAACCCATCAGGAGGAGGCAGGTTGCGAAGATGGAAGTTAGAGTGAGAGGGGTGGGCTGCAT
Proteins encoded in this region:
- a CDS encoding DUF1684 domain-containing protein is translated as MQPTPLTLTSIFATCLLLMGCQSTLPPQNDLATSAVADWELWKAKRQESIAGTNGWLTLIGRHWLEQGPQSVGRNPSNDIVIRSERAPESIGVLHRNGKSVRIELSRGVQAWVERQPAPSSLELRSDHASSPTLLVISDLKFLIIDRGDRIGLRVRDPWAPARKRFAGLSYFPYQPKWRVSGTFEAYPKPRSVAIDTVIGTTENFVSPGIVHFHWDGQPYSLEVVEEQGVDDFFVLFKDRTNGRTTYDAGRFLYVRRPEANGQVIIDFNRAYTPPCGFTPYATCPLAPRQNWLPVSIRAGEKAPAHHGAH